Proteins found in one Terribacillus sp. DMT04 genomic segment:
- a CDS encoding BCCT family transporter — translation MKKTTSVFWWGVGIVIAFLIWGSIPESVLPNGNTANVTNIIQAFLIDQFGWFYLIAATIFLGFAIFLMCSKYGKIRLGKPEDRPEYSYISWFAMLFSAGMGIGLVFWGASEPLNHFNTPPTIVGEASSAEAGTTALAYSFFHWGLHPWAIYATLALAIAYFTFRKDSNGGVISSILEPIFGKRILGPLGKTIDIIAVFATIFGVATSLGLGAIQISTGLGYVFDGIESSFGLQLLIIAIVTVLFITSALSGLDKGIKILSNANIIIAIILMVAVLILGPTNFILSSFSTSLGQYIQHLPEWSFRLTPYDTDNAWIGNWTLFYWAWWIAWAPFVATFIARVSRGRTIREFVTGVLLVPTIFGAIWFAVFGATGIHMEYFEGIDLFSDISQIGSEVGLFALLSNIPGGTILSIVALLLISTFFITSADSATFVLGMQTTNGDIHPSKSVRLTWGLIQSATAAILLWVGGLNALQTASIIAAFPFAIILVLVVVSLIISFKQEAKRVDLTATTKKEKTGE, via the coding sequence ATGAAAAAAACAACTAGTGTATTCTGGTGGGGAGTCGGAATCGTTATTGCTTTTCTAATTTGGGGAAGCATTCCTGAATCTGTACTTCCTAACGGAAATACTGCGAATGTGACAAACATTATACAAGCTTTTCTAATTGATCAATTTGGCTGGTTTTATTTGATTGCTGCAACTATCTTTCTTGGTTTCGCTATTTTCCTCATGTGCTCGAAGTACGGGAAAATCAGACTAGGTAAACCAGAAGACAGACCGGAGTACAGCTACATATCATGGTTTGCAATGCTGTTTAGTGCCGGTATGGGTATTGGGCTTGTGTTCTGGGGAGCTTCAGAACCTCTAAATCATTTCAATACACCTCCTACAATTGTAGGCGAAGCAAGCTCAGCAGAAGCTGGAACAACTGCCTTAGCATACAGCTTCTTTCACTGGGGTCTGCATCCATGGGCTATTTATGCCACACTAGCTCTGGCAATTGCTTACTTTACTTTCCGTAAAGATTCGAATGGCGGTGTGATTAGTTCCATTCTTGAGCCAATCTTTGGTAAACGCATTTTGGGTCCATTAGGTAAGACAATTGACATCATAGCGGTCTTTGCTACTATCTTTGGTGTTGCAACTTCTTTAGGATTGGGTGCCATTCAAATCAGCACTGGTTTGGGGTATGTATTCGATGGGATTGAATCATCATTCGGACTTCAGTTATTAATTATTGCTATTGTGACAGTGCTATTCATCACTTCTGCATTAAGCGGCCTTGATAAAGGAATTAAAATACTAAGTAACGCTAACATTATTATCGCGATTATCCTGATGGTAGCAGTACTTATATTAGGTCCAACTAACTTTATTCTAAGTTCATTCTCAACGTCACTTGGACAATATATCCAGCATCTGCCGGAGTGGAGTTTCCGTTTGACACCTTATGATACCGACAACGCATGGATAGGTAACTGGACTCTATTCTACTGGGCTTGGTGGATTGCTTGGGCTCCATTTGTTGCGACTTTCATCGCTCGTGTTTCTCGCGGACGTACCATCCGAGAATTTGTGACAGGCGTTCTCTTGGTTCCAACTATATTTGGCGCCATCTGGTTTGCTGTATTTGGAGCAACAGGTATTCACATGGAATACTTTGAAGGAATTGACTTGTTCAGTGACATTTCTCAAATAGGCTCAGAAGTCGGCTTGTTCGCACTGTTATCCAATATTCCAGGCGGAACAATTCTTTCAATTGTTGCCTTGCTGTTGATTAGTACATTCTTCATTACCTCAGCAGACTCCGCTACCTTTGTATTGGGTATGCAGACAACCAACGGAGATATCCATCCAAGCAAGAGCGTACGTCTTACTTGGGGACTGATTCAATCAGCAACAGCAGCTATCCTGCTCTGGGTAGGCGGATTGAATGCCTTACAAACAGCATCCATCATTGCAGCTTTTCCTTTTGCAATTATTCTGGTGCTTGTCGTCGTCTCACTCATTATTTCGTTTAAACAAGAAGCTAAACGTGTTGATTTAACAGCCACAACAAAAAAGGAAAAAACAGGAGAGTAA